In Sinorhizobium numidicum, the following proteins share a genomic window:
- a CDS encoding DUF1236 domain-containing protein, with the protein MKKFTVIGAALLVSIGSSAIAQTTVVLPGEVRTYVLEQNTPSVTYEGEIVVGSPLPEVVEVHPIPDQPDFAYAIVNNKRVIVNPKTHTVVEVLQ; encoded by the coding sequence ATGAAGAAGTTTACCGTGATAGGTGCCGCGCTGCTTGTCTCGATCGGCTCGTCGGCGATTGCGCAGACAACGGTCGTGCTGCCGGGCGAAGTCAGGACCTATGTGTTGGAACAGAATACACCTTCCGTTACCTATGAAGGCGAGATCGTCGTCGGATCACCGCTGCCTGAAGTGGTAGAGGTTCACCCAATTCCCGACCAACCCGACTTTGCCTATGCCATCGTGAACAACAAGCGGGTCATTGTTAATCCGAAGACCCATACGGTGGTGGAGGTCCTGCAGTAG
- a CDS encoding sigma-70 family RNA polymerase sigma factor, which yields MPVTGGHALHSSPQIEEQVVDLIPALRAFARTFTSASFEADDLVQETLFRALRSIDQFEPGTSLKSWLFTIMRNAFRTQYKIRTRESPGNTNCAELPIPMAPSQEWSVLNDELRTALGCLSPEHREVLVLVAGFGMSYKEAADICDCAIGTIKSRLSRARDELTVQMHGNPLN from the coding sequence ATGCCTGTCACCGGCGGACACGCATTGCATTCATCACCACAGATTGAAGAGCAGGTCGTCGATCTGATACCTGCATTACGGGCCTTTGCGCGAACATTCACATCGGCCTCCTTCGAGGCGGACGACCTCGTCCAGGAGACGTTGTTTCGCGCGCTGCGCAGCATCGATCAATTCGAACCGGGCACGAGCCTCAAATCGTGGCTGTTCACGATCATGCGCAATGCCTTCCGCACGCAATACAAGATCAGAACACGCGAAAGCCCCGGAAATACCAATTGTGCTGAACTGCCGATCCCGATGGCACCGTCGCAGGAATGGTCGGTCCTCAATGACGAGCTACGCACCGCGTTGGGGTGTCTGTCACCCGAACATCGGGAAGTTCTCGTTCTCGTTGCCGGCTTCGGGATGAGCTACAAGGAAGCAGCAGACATTTGCGATTGCGCGATCGGCACCATCAAGAGCCGACTCAGTCGCGCGCGCGACGAATTGACTGTGCAGATGCATGGAAATCCCCTGAACTGA
- a CDS encoding DUF3008 family protein, translated as MPAKSKAQQMAAGAALAAKRGEKKKSELKGPSKSMVESMTEKELKEMASTKRKGKKEHVSKS; from the coding sequence ATGCCTGCGAAATCGAAGGCGCAGCAAATGGCCGCCGGTGCCGCGCTTGCCGCGAAGCGAGGCGAAAAGAAGAAGAGTGAACTCAAGGGCCCCTCCAAGAGCATGGTGGAATCCATGACTGAGAAAGAACTCAAGGAAATGGCTTCGACCAAGCGCAAGGGCAAAAAGGAACACGTTTCGAAGTCCTGA
- a CDS encoding hemolysin family protein, which translates to MPNPDSSLVDFLGIAAVFLLVGANGFFVAAEFSLVSVRRSRVAELVTQRRMNATALQRAIDNLDANLAATQLGITISSLALGWIGEPALAHLIEPFLTVLPQAWASVGSHAIAVAVAFVVITALHIVLGELAPKSLALQQSEGTALAVVRPLGIFLFLLRPAILILNGLGNIVLRLVGLRSGTGEASLHSPAELKLLVAESHEAGLLDVAQQELVQRIFSMGDRRISDFMTPRVDIDWIDADDRPADMLKSIRECRHEQLLIGRGNIDEPLGMVLKKDLLDQLLDNRQLDPLSVVREPLILHEATPVFRVLERFKSAPVRLAIIVDEYGSLEGIVTQTDLLEAIAGDLPDIETEEPTVIERDDGSLLIDGMMSAHDAFDRLRLDERPQDGGYHTIAGFALHVLGHLPDIGESFEFDGWRFEIVDMDGRRIDKILAKSIARSE; encoded by the coding sequence ATGCCTAATCCTGACAGTAGCCTGGTTGATTTCCTTGGAATCGCCGCCGTGTTCTTATTGGTCGGCGCAAACGGCTTTTTTGTCGCGGCAGAATTTTCGCTGGTGTCGGTTCGGCGCAGCCGTGTGGCGGAACTGGTGACGCAAAGAAGAATGAATGCGACGGCGCTCCAGCGCGCTATCGACAATCTCGATGCCAATCTGGCGGCGACGCAACTCGGCATTACGATCTCATCTCTGGCTCTCGGCTGGATCGGCGAGCCTGCCCTGGCTCATCTGATCGAGCCATTCTTGACGGTGCTGCCGCAGGCCTGGGCCTCGGTCGGCTCGCACGCCATTGCCGTCGCGGTTGCCTTTGTGGTCATCACGGCATTGCACATTGTTCTCGGCGAATTGGCGCCCAAGAGTTTGGCGCTTCAGCAGAGCGAGGGGACGGCACTCGCCGTTGTCCGGCCGCTCGGCATATTCCTGTTTCTCCTGCGCCCTGCCATTCTAATTCTCAACGGTCTCGGCAACATCGTTCTGCGTCTGGTAGGCTTGCGTTCAGGCACGGGCGAGGCATCGCTGCATTCGCCTGCGGAACTCAAGCTGCTCGTCGCCGAGAGCCACGAAGCAGGCCTCCTCGATGTCGCACAGCAAGAACTCGTCCAACGGATTTTCAGCATGGGCGACCGAAGAATTTCCGATTTCATGACGCCTCGCGTCGACATTGACTGGATCGACGCGGACGACCGGCCGGCCGACATGCTCAAATCAATCCGCGAATGTCGGCACGAGCAGTTGCTCATCGGCAGGGGCAATATCGATGAACCTCTCGGCATGGTGCTGAAGAAAGATCTCCTCGACCAACTGCTTGATAACAGGCAACTCGATCCGCTCAGCGTCGTGCGGGAACCGCTCATTTTGCACGAGGCGACGCCTGTTTTCCGCGTGCTTGAACGCTTCAAATCCGCCCCGGTCCGGCTTGCGATCATCGTCGACGAGTACGGAAGTCTCGAGGGCATCGTTACCCAGACTGATCTGTTGGAAGCCATCGCCGGAGATTTGCCGGATATTGAAACGGAAGAGCCAACCGTGATCGAACGCGACGACGGTTCGCTGCTGATCGACGGTATGATGTCGGCGCACGACGCCTTCGACAGGCTGAGGCTCGATGAGAGGCCGCAGGACGGCGGCTATCACACGATCGCCGGCTTTGCCCTGCATGTGCTTGGGCACCTGCCCGACATTGGCGAGAGCTTCGAATTCGATGGCTGGCGGTTTGAAATCGTCGACATGGACGGGAGGCGAATAGACAAGATTCTGGCAAAGAGCATTGCTCGCTCGGAGTAA
- a CDS encoding protein-L-isoaspartate(D-aspartate) O-methyltransferase, with the protein MPDLSRVRDRMIDLHLARRGISNPDVIEAMRIVPREAFVDPGYEEFAYEDSPLSIGHGQTISQPYIVALMAEKAELEPGDIVLEIGTGSGYAAAVMSRIAAHVYSIERHAPLAKAARKRFAELGYDNIDVRVGDGTNGWAEVGPFDAIVVAAAGPEVPRALKEQLDLGGHMIIPVGQQDEQRLLKITRVNATTFEEQDLGGVRFVPLIGDQGWREERTEPAGRRVPAPSLAELIAEAAEPLPDFSDPAFGRLFDRFGDRRVVLLGEASHGTSEFYRARAAVTRRLIEAHGFTIVAVEGDWPDAAAVDRYVRHRASRSPADAPFQRFPTWMWRNREVMDFVDWMRSYNADKPATYRTGFYGLDIYNMRGSIAAVLAYLDKVDPQAAAIARERYGCLTPWQNEPSTYGRAALTRGFRKCEEAVIRQCRELLERQLRSGEEDGDDLLDAAQNARLIASAERYYRIMYYGGAESWNLRDTHMFETLEHVLEGRGADSKAVVWAHNSHIGDARQTDMGTVRDELNIGQLCRERFADQAALIGFGTHSGEVAAASDWDGQMEVKTIRPSHEDSYERLCHDSQVDRFLLDFSRDDALRRRLLEPRLERFIGVIYRPETERLSHYAYASLPQQFDAFVWFDRTTPVTPLPPEHVREGVPDTFPFGL; encoded by the coding sequence ATGCCAGACCTCTCCCGGGTTCGCGACCGTATGATCGACCTCCACCTCGCCCGCCGAGGGATCAGCAATCCCGACGTCATCGAAGCCATGCGGATCGTACCGCGCGAAGCTTTCGTCGACCCCGGTTACGAGGAGTTCGCCTATGAGGATTCTCCGCTGTCGATCGGTCACGGCCAGACGATTTCGCAGCCCTATATCGTTGCGTTGATGGCCGAAAAGGCTGAACTCGAGCCGGGCGACATCGTCCTGGAGATCGGTACCGGTTCGGGCTACGCGGCCGCCGTCATGAGCCGCATCGCCGCGCATGTCTATTCGATCGAACGACACGCACCATTGGCCAAGGCGGCGCGAAAGCGATTTGCCGAGCTTGGATACGACAATATCGACGTGCGCGTCGGCGACGGGACGAACGGCTGGGCGGAAGTCGGACCGTTCGATGCCATAGTCGTAGCGGCCGCCGGACCGGAGGTCCCCCGTGCCTTGAAGGAGCAACTCGATCTCGGCGGCCACATGATCATCCCGGTGGGCCAACAGGACGAACAGCGGCTCTTGAAGATAACCCGAGTGAACGCCACCACCTTCGAAGAGCAGGATCTTGGGGGCGTAAGATTCGTGCCGCTCATCGGCGACCAAGGCTGGAGGGAGGAACGGACCGAACCGGCTGGACGGCGCGTGCCTGCGCCTAGTCTTGCGGAATTGATCGCCGAAGCGGCGGAGCCTTTGCCCGACTTCAGCGATCCGGCCTTCGGGCGCCTGTTCGATCGATTTGGCGATCGGCGTGTGGTGCTGCTCGGTGAAGCCAGCCACGGTACCTCCGAGTTTTATCGCGCTCGCGCGGCAGTTACGCGCCGGCTGATCGAAGCGCATGGGTTTACGATCGTTGCCGTCGAAGGGGACTGGCCCGATGCAGCGGCGGTTGATCGATATGTTCGCCATCGCGCTTCCCGAAGCCCGGCGGATGCTCCATTCCAACGCTTTCCCACCTGGATGTGGCGCAATCGCGAGGTGATGGATTTCGTCGATTGGATGCGCAGTTACAACGCCGATAAGCCTGCGACTTACCGAACCGGTTTCTATGGCCTCGATATCTATAACATGCGCGGATCCATCGCCGCCGTCCTTGCCTACCTCGACAAGGTCGATCCGCAGGCCGCAGCCATTGCCCGGGAACGTTACGGATGCCTGACGCCCTGGCAGAACGAGCCGTCGACCTATGGCCGCGCCGCGCTGACACGAGGTTTCCGCAAATGCGAGGAGGCGGTGATAAGGCAATGCCGCGAACTCCTCGAACGACAACTTCGATCAGGCGAGGAGGATGGCGACGATCTTCTCGACGCCGCACAGAACGCTCGCCTGATCGCCTCGGCCGAACGATATTATCGCATCATGTATTATGGTGGTGCCGAGTCTTGGAACTTGCGCGATACGCACATGTTCGAGACGCTCGAACATGTGCTTGAGGGGCGGGGGGCCGATTCCAAAGCGGTCGTCTGGGCGCATAATTCCCATATCGGCGATGCGCGCCAGACGGACATGGGAACGGTTCGCGACGAACTCAACATCGGCCAGCTTTGCCGCGAACGGTTCGCCGACCAGGCGGCATTGATCGGTTTCGGCACGCATAGCGGAGAGGTAGCGGCAGCGAGCGATTGGGACGGCCAGATGGAGGTAAAGACGATCCGGCCTTCACATGAGGACAGCTACGAGCGGCTCTGCCATGACTCGCAGGTTGACCGGTTCCTGCTCGATTTTTCCCGCGACGACGCCCTTCGCCGGCGCCTTCTGGAGCCGAGGCTGGAGCGATTTATCGGAGTGATCTACAGGCCGGAGACGGAACGCCTGAGCCACTACGCCTATGCCTCCCTGCCGCAGCAGTTCGACGCTTTCGTCTGGTTCGACAGGACGACACCGGTAACGCCGCTCCCACCTGAGCATGTCAGAGAGGGCGTGCCCGATACATTCCCGTTCGGCCTG